The proteins below are encoded in one region of Syngnathus acus chromosome 2, fSynAcu1.2, whole genome shotgun sequence:
- the ptpn22 gene encoding tyrosine-protein phosphatase non-receptor type 22 isoform X2 — MDQEHVVMEQQQACIVRNLLDKLEKRDSEDKEFVRLRNQSIKYRDDKTYPSESAETQQNVKKNRYKDILPFDHSRVKLTMTTSQDDTDYINASFIKGVTGGKAYIAAQGPLHHTVLDFLRMLWEYDVKVIVMACQEFEMGKKKCERYWPHKEEKSFICGPFIMECDCEEDKGAYLTRTLGLTYDTCRRTLKQLHYVKWPDHGVPDFIPSILDMLEEMRTYQSHDDIPMCLHCSAGCGRTGVLCVIDYTWNLLKNGMITPDFSICDLVHSMRTQRPSVVQTKEQYELVYNIIRLLFERYLQSTDKQSSKYKVTMGVSTGEQDVGSQEQLLSICAEEMKQKTLTPSPEGLSTDWNNHPDKPQPLPGFLTNGEEAHRTSAKEVHTSREIAAVEDKPLGDDIPSTKPPGSPTAAAGIRLMVEDPYFDTPLSDHAASLSKRWTICSIDSTSSSLNDRTLQSADSTFATHPDVDIPPPLPKRTPESYQLAADTEPSDSSGRPTVTIPPNGVAEAARDSPVTPVPSLPDRTPESYELACHQVPVTIRLEVTPATNVNRIGTSSEWSGVSNMLGDSFARETKPWMRSKSLRAKMHLTESLPPARLSHTPVAEGGSAQVGGWEVKQKASFADNVTPGDKSERSNKNNPPHRMIRKLFRDKQRINPATPCQLPSSPKGVVTSLFKSGFGNRIGKPKGPRNYPQSWVQKEDVHLPK, encoded by the exons ATGGACCAAGAGCACGTAGTCATGGAACAGCAGCAGGCCTGCATAGTGAGGAATTTACTGGACAAATTGGAGAAACGAGACAGCGAGGACAAAGAGTTTGTG AGGTTGAGAAACCAGTCAATTAAGTATCGCGATGACAAGACTTACCCCAGCGAATCAGCTGAAACTCAGCAAAACGTCAAGAAGAACCGATACAAGGACATACTTCCAT TTGACCACAGCAGAGTGAAGCTCACGATGACCACCTCTCAAGATGACACTGACTACATTAATGCCAGTTTTATCAAG GGAGTGACAGGCGGCAAGGCTTACATCGCTGCTCAGGGTCCACTCCATCACACAGTGCTGGATTTCTTGAGGATGCTTTGGGAGTATGACGTCAAA gTGATAGTAATGGCCTGCCAAGAATTTGAGATGGGAAAG AAAAAGTGTGAGCGTTATTGGCCACATAAGGAGGAGAAATCATTTATATGTGGGCCCTTCATCATGGAATGT gATTGTGAGGAAGACAAAGGAGCTTATCTGACAAGGACATTAGGATTGACATATGACACT TGTCGCAGAACATTGAAACAGTTGCACTATGTTAAGTGGCCAGACCATGGGGTGCCAGATTTTATACCTTCCATTTTGGACATGTTGGAGGAGATGCGCACCTATCAGTCCCATGATGACATCCCAATGTGCTTACACTGCAG TGCTGGATGTGGTCGAACAGGTGTCCTTTGCGTGATCGATTATACTTGGAATCTTCTCAAGAATGGG ATGATCACTCCAGATTTTAGTATATGTGACTTAGTTCATAGCATGAGAACCCAAAGGCCATCTGTTGTTCAAACCAAG GAACAATATGAATTAGTCTACAACATCATCAGGTTGCTGTTTGAGAGATACCTGCAGTCCACGGATAAACAGAGCAGCAAATATAAG GTAACAATGGGAGTGTCTACAGGGGAGCAAGACGTTGGAAGTCAGGAGCAACTCCTTAGCATCTGTGCTGAggaaatgaaacagaaaacGCTCACTCCAAGTCCAGAAGGTCTTTCTACAGATTGGAATAATCACCCAGACAAACCACAACCACTCCCTGGATTCCTAACTAACGGTGAGGAGGCACATAGAACTTCAGCGAAAGAGGTCCACACTAGCCGAGAAATAGCTGCGGTGGAGGACAAACCACTGGGTGACGACATTCCATCAACGAAACCTCCAGGCTCACCCACAGCAGCAGCCGGCATCCGTCTGATGGTGGAAGACCCCTACTTTGACACTCCTCTGTCTGACCATGCAGCATCTCTCAGCAAGCGATGGACAATTTGTTCGATCGACAGCACTTCGTCGTCTCTGAATGACCGCACCCTGCAATCTGCTGACTCAACTTTTGCCA CTCATCCCGATGTCGACATACCTCCACCATTGCCCAAACGAACCCCAGAGTCCTACCAACTAGCTGCTGACACAG AACCTTCAGACTCCTCAGGAAGGCCAACTGTCACTATTCCACCAAACGGAGTTGCTGAGGCTGCACGAG ACAGCCCCGTGACACCTGTACCATCACTTCCAGATAGAACTCCAGAATCCTACGAGCTGGCTTGTCATCAAG TTCCTGTCACCATTCGGCTAGAGGTCACACCAGCGACAAACGTGAACAGAATTGGCACATCCTCAGAGTGGTCAGGTGTTTCTAACATGCTCGGCGATTCATTTGCGCGAGAAACAAAGCCGTGGATGAGAAGCAAG AGTCTGAGagcaaaaatgcatttgacag AGTCACTGCCTCCGGCACGGCTGTCGCACACTCCTGTTGCTGAAGGAGGAAGTG CACAAGTTGGAGGATGGGAGGTGAAGCAAAAGGCCTCGTTTGCCGATAACGTGACGCCAGGAGATAAATCAGAAAGAAGCAATAAGAACAACCCACCCCACAGAATG ATTCGGAAATTGTTCAGAGACAAGCAGAGAA TAAATCCAGCAACTCCATGTCAACTGCCATCATCTCCAAAAGGAGTCGTAACCTCACTGTTCAAATCTG GATTTGGTAACAGGATAGGAAAGCCAAAAGGACCCAGAAATTATCCACAAAGCTGGGTCCAAAAAGAGGATGTTCATCTCCCCAAGTAA
- the ptpn22 gene encoding tyrosine-protein phosphatase non-receptor type 22 isoform X3, with product MDQEHVVMEQQQACIVRNLLDKLEKRDSEDKEFVRLRNQSIKYRDDKTYPSESAETQQNVKKNRYKDILPFDHSRVKLTMTTSQDDTDYINASFIKGVTGGKAYIAAQGPLHHTVLDFLRMLWEYDVKVIVMACQEFEMGKKKCERYWPHKEEKSFICGPFIMECDCEEDKGAYLTRTLGLTYDTCRRTLKQLHYVKWPDHGVPDFIPSILDMLEEMRTYQSHDDIPMCLHCSAGCGRTGVLCVIDYTWNLLKNGMITPDFSICDLVHSMRTQRPSVVQTKEQYELVYNIIRLLFERYLQSTDKQSSKYKVTMGVSTGEQDVGSQEQLLSICAEEMKQKTLTPSPEGLSTDWNNHPDKPQPLPGFLTNGSPTAAAGIRLMVEDPYFDTPLSDHAASLSKRWTICSIDSTSSSLNDRTLQSADSTFATHPDVDIPPPLPKRTPESYQLAADTVSSEPSDSSGRPTVTIPPNGVAEAARDSPVTPVPSLPDRTPESYELACHQVPVTIRLEVTPATNVNRIGTSSEWSGVSNMLGDSFARETKPWMRSKSLRAKMHLTESLPPARLSHTPVAEGGSAQVGGWEVKQKASFADNVTPGDKSERSNKNNPPHRMIRKLFRDKQRINPATPCQLPSSPKGVVTSLFKSGFGNRIGKPKGPRNYPQSWVQKEDVHLPK from the exons ATGGACCAAGAGCACGTAGTCATGGAACAGCAGCAGGCCTGCATAGTGAGGAATTTACTGGACAAATTGGAGAAACGAGACAGCGAGGACAAAGAGTTTGTG AGGTTGAGAAACCAGTCAATTAAGTATCGCGATGACAAGACTTACCCCAGCGAATCAGCTGAAACTCAGCAAAACGTCAAGAAGAACCGATACAAGGACATACTTCCAT TTGACCACAGCAGAGTGAAGCTCACGATGACCACCTCTCAAGATGACACTGACTACATTAATGCCAGTTTTATCAAG GGAGTGACAGGCGGCAAGGCTTACATCGCTGCTCAGGGTCCACTCCATCACACAGTGCTGGATTTCTTGAGGATGCTTTGGGAGTATGACGTCAAA gTGATAGTAATGGCCTGCCAAGAATTTGAGATGGGAAAG AAAAAGTGTGAGCGTTATTGGCCACATAAGGAGGAGAAATCATTTATATGTGGGCCCTTCATCATGGAATGT gATTGTGAGGAAGACAAAGGAGCTTATCTGACAAGGACATTAGGATTGACATATGACACT TGTCGCAGAACATTGAAACAGTTGCACTATGTTAAGTGGCCAGACCATGGGGTGCCAGATTTTATACCTTCCATTTTGGACATGTTGGAGGAGATGCGCACCTATCAGTCCCATGATGACATCCCAATGTGCTTACACTGCAG TGCTGGATGTGGTCGAACAGGTGTCCTTTGCGTGATCGATTATACTTGGAATCTTCTCAAGAATGGG ATGATCACTCCAGATTTTAGTATATGTGACTTAGTTCATAGCATGAGAACCCAAAGGCCATCTGTTGTTCAAACCAAG GAACAATATGAATTAGTCTACAACATCATCAGGTTGCTGTTTGAGAGATACCTGCAGTCCACGGATAAACAGAGCAGCAAATATAAG GTAACAATGGGAGTGTCTACAGGGGAGCAAGACGTTGGAAGTCAGGAGCAACTCCTTAGCATCTGTGCTGAggaaatgaaacagaaaacGCTCACTCCAAGTCCAGAAGGTCTTTCTACAGATTGGAATAATCACCCAGACAAACCACAACCACTCCCTGGATTCCTAACTAACG GCTCACCCACAGCAGCAGCCGGCATCCGTCTGATGGTGGAAGACCCCTACTTTGACACTCCTCTGTCTGACCATGCAGCATCTCTCAGCAAGCGATGGACAATTTGTTCGATCGACAGCACTTCGTCGTCTCTGAATGACCGCACCCTGCAATCTGCTGACTCAACTTTTGCCA CTCATCCCGATGTCGACATACCTCCACCATTGCCCAAACGAACCCCAGAGTCCTACCAACTAGCTGCTGACACAG tGTCTTCAGAACCTTCAGACTCCTCAGGAAGGCCAACTGTCACTATTCCACCAAACGGAGTTGCTGAGGCTGCACGAG ACAGCCCCGTGACACCTGTACCATCACTTCCAGATAGAACTCCAGAATCCTACGAGCTGGCTTGTCATCAAG TTCCTGTCACCATTCGGCTAGAGGTCACACCAGCGACAAACGTGAACAGAATTGGCACATCCTCAGAGTGGTCAGGTGTTTCTAACATGCTCGGCGATTCATTTGCGCGAGAAACAAAGCCGTGGATGAGAAGCAAG AGTCTGAGagcaaaaatgcatttgacag AGTCACTGCCTCCGGCACGGCTGTCGCACACTCCTGTTGCTGAAGGAGGAAGTG CACAAGTTGGAGGATGGGAGGTGAAGCAAAAGGCCTCGTTTGCCGATAACGTGACGCCAGGAGATAAATCAGAAAGAAGCAATAAGAACAACCCACCCCACAGAATG ATTCGGAAATTGTTCAGAGACAAGCAGAGAA TAAATCCAGCAACTCCATGTCAACTGCCATCATCTCCAAAAGGAGTCGTAACCTCACTGTTCAAATCTG GATTTGGTAACAGGATAGGAAAGCCAAAAGGACCCAGAAATTATCCACAAAGCTGGGTCCAAAAAGAGGATGTTCATCTCCCCAAGTAA
- the LOC119118381 gene encoding membrane cofactor protein-like has translation MDISLFLVLGYLGLVMIAQVVTCDPPPKVAQGNFIPPLDIYHYPTVIQYSCDPGYVRNGSEHRHCSDDGQFKPDPPVCVKVNCPELEIVNAEMVSGARPPYGHMASVTFECISGYKMVGSPTVTCDINSRWLPKLPSCRRKESPKLTTTVTTPKAKVTPTTASSEPDPETENKNDGSHLGMSLGIAFAAIGKATPTMRLPQMWRGWCSRDGRTPAGTTLLEMGRGL, from the exons ATGGACATCTCCTTGTTTCTGGTTTTGGGCTATCTTGGCCTTGTCATGATTGCTCAAG TGGTGACCTGTGATCCTCCACCAAAAGTGGCTCAAGGCAATTTCATCCCTCCTCTGGACATCTACCATTATCCAACCGTTATACAATACTCCTGTGACCCAGGTTATGTTCGCAATGGATCCGAACATCGACATTGTTCCGATGATGGACAATTCAAACCTGATCCACCTGTTTGTGTCA AGGTTAACTGTCCTGAGCTGGAGATTGTAAATGCCGAGATGGTTTCAGGCGCTCGACCCCCGTACGGGCACATGGCGTCCGTGACGTTTGAGTGCATATCTGGATACAAGATGGTTGGCTCTCCCACCGTGACGTGTGACATCAACAGTCGCTGGTTACCGAAACTTCCAAGTTGTCGGC gaaaagaaagtccTAAATTGACTACAACGGTTACAACCCCTAAGGCCAAAGTGACGCCAACAACAG CCTCTTCTGAACCAGATCCTGAAACGGAAAACA AAAATGATGGTAGTCATTTGGGGATGTCTCTGGGTATTGCTTTTGCAG CTATCGGAAAGGCCACTCCGACCATGAGGCTACCACAGATGTGGAGGGGATGGTGCTCTCG TGATGGCAGGACTCCTGCTGGCACAACATTGCTAGAAATGGGAAGAGGACTGTAA
- the ptpn22 gene encoding tyrosine-protein phosphatase non-receptor type 22 isoform X4 yields MDQEHVVMEQQQACIVRNLLDKLEKRDSEDKEFVRLRNQSIKYRDDKTYPSESAETQQNVKKNRYKDILPFDHSRVKLTMTTSQDDTDYINASFIKGVTGGKAYIAAQGPLHHTVLDFLRMLWEYDVKVIVMACQEFEMGKKKCERYWPHKEEKSFICGPFIMECDCEEDKGAYLTRTLGLTYDTCRRTLKQLHYVKWPDHGVPDFIPSILDMLEEMRTYQSHDDIPMCLHCSAGCGRTGVLCVIDYTWNLLKNGMITPDFSICDLVHSMRTQRPSVVQTKEQYELVYNIIRLLFERYLQSTDKQSSKYKVTMGVSTGEQDVGSQEQLLSICAEEMKQKTLTPSPEGLSTDWNNHPDKPQPLPGFLTNASLSKRWTICSIDSTSSSLNDRTLQSADSTFATHPDVDIPPPLPKRTPESYQLAADTVSSEPSDSSGRPTVTIPPNGVAEAARDSPVTPVPSLPDRTPESYELACHQVPVTIRLEVTPATNVNRIGTSSEWSGVSNMLGDSFARETKPWMRSKSLRAKMHLTESLPPARLSHTPVAEGGSAQVGGWEVKQKASFADNVTPGDKSERSNKNNPPHRMIRKLFRDKQRINPATPCQLPSSPKGVVTSLFKSGFGNRIGKPKGPRNYPQSWVQKEDVHLPK; encoded by the exons ATGGACCAAGAGCACGTAGTCATGGAACAGCAGCAGGCCTGCATAGTGAGGAATTTACTGGACAAATTGGAGAAACGAGACAGCGAGGACAAAGAGTTTGTG AGGTTGAGAAACCAGTCAATTAAGTATCGCGATGACAAGACTTACCCCAGCGAATCAGCTGAAACTCAGCAAAACGTCAAGAAGAACCGATACAAGGACATACTTCCAT TTGACCACAGCAGAGTGAAGCTCACGATGACCACCTCTCAAGATGACACTGACTACATTAATGCCAGTTTTATCAAG GGAGTGACAGGCGGCAAGGCTTACATCGCTGCTCAGGGTCCACTCCATCACACAGTGCTGGATTTCTTGAGGATGCTTTGGGAGTATGACGTCAAA gTGATAGTAATGGCCTGCCAAGAATTTGAGATGGGAAAG AAAAAGTGTGAGCGTTATTGGCCACATAAGGAGGAGAAATCATTTATATGTGGGCCCTTCATCATGGAATGT gATTGTGAGGAAGACAAAGGAGCTTATCTGACAAGGACATTAGGATTGACATATGACACT TGTCGCAGAACATTGAAACAGTTGCACTATGTTAAGTGGCCAGACCATGGGGTGCCAGATTTTATACCTTCCATTTTGGACATGTTGGAGGAGATGCGCACCTATCAGTCCCATGATGACATCCCAATGTGCTTACACTGCAG TGCTGGATGTGGTCGAACAGGTGTCCTTTGCGTGATCGATTATACTTGGAATCTTCTCAAGAATGGG ATGATCACTCCAGATTTTAGTATATGTGACTTAGTTCATAGCATGAGAACCCAAAGGCCATCTGTTGTTCAAACCAAG GAACAATATGAATTAGTCTACAACATCATCAGGTTGCTGTTTGAGAGATACCTGCAGTCCACGGATAAACAGAGCAGCAAATATAAG GTAACAATGGGAGTGTCTACAGGGGAGCAAGACGTTGGAAGTCAGGAGCAACTCCTTAGCATCTGTGCTGAggaaatgaaacagaaaacGCTCACTCCAAGTCCAGAAGGTCTTTCTACAGATTGGAATAATCACCCAGACAAACCACAACCACTCCCTGGATTCCTAACTAACG CATCTCTCAGCAAGCGATGGACAATTTGTTCGATCGACAGCACTTCGTCGTCTCTGAATGACCGCACCCTGCAATCTGCTGACTCAACTTTTGCCA CTCATCCCGATGTCGACATACCTCCACCATTGCCCAAACGAACCCCAGAGTCCTACCAACTAGCTGCTGACACAG tGTCTTCAGAACCTTCAGACTCCTCAGGAAGGCCAACTGTCACTATTCCACCAAACGGAGTTGCTGAGGCTGCACGAG ACAGCCCCGTGACACCTGTACCATCACTTCCAGATAGAACTCCAGAATCCTACGAGCTGGCTTGTCATCAAG TTCCTGTCACCATTCGGCTAGAGGTCACACCAGCGACAAACGTGAACAGAATTGGCACATCCTCAGAGTGGTCAGGTGTTTCTAACATGCTCGGCGATTCATTTGCGCGAGAAACAAAGCCGTGGATGAGAAGCAAG AGTCTGAGagcaaaaatgcatttgacag AGTCACTGCCTCCGGCACGGCTGTCGCACACTCCTGTTGCTGAAGGAGGAAGTG CACAAGTTGGAGGATGGGAGGTGAAGCAAAAGGCCTCGTTTGCCGATAACGTGACGCCAGGAGATAAATCAGAAAGAAGCAATAAGAACAACCCACCCCACAGAATG ATTCGGAAATTGTTCAGAGACAAGCAGAGAA TAAATCCAGCAACTCCATGTCAACTGCCATCATCTCCAAAAGGAGTCGTAACCTCACTGTTCAAATCTG GATTTGGTAACAGGATAGGAAAGCCAAAAGGACCCAGAAATTATCCACAAAGCTGGGTCCAAAAAGAGGATGTTCATCTCCCCAAGTAA
- the ptpn22 gene encoding tyrosine-protein phosphatase non-receptor type 22 isoform X1 — protein sequence MDQEHVVMEQQQACIVRNLLDKLEKRDSEDKEFVRLRNQSIKYRDDKTYPSESAETQQNVKKNRYKDILPFDHSRVKLTMTTSQDDTDYINASFIKGVTGGKAYIAAQGPLHHTVLDFLRMLWEYDVKVIVMACQEFEMGKKKCERYWPHKEEKSFICGPFIMECDCEEDKGAYLTRTLGLTYDTCRRTLKQLHYVKWPDHGVPDFIPSILDMLEEMRTYQSHDDIPMCLHCSAGCGRTGVLCVIDYTWNLLKNGMITPDFSICDLVHSMRTQRPSVVQTKEQYELVYNIIRLLFERYLQSTDKQSSKYKVTMGVSTGEQDVGSQEQLLSICAEEMKQKTLTPSPEGLSTDWNNHPDKPQPLPGFLTNGEEAHRTSAKEVHTSREIAAVEDKPLGDDIPSTKPPGSPTAAAGIRLMVEDPYFDTPLSDHAASLSKRWTICSIDSTSSSLNDRTLQSADSTFATHPDVDIPPPLPKRTPESYQLAADTVSSEPSDSSGRPTVTIPPNGVAEAARDSPVTPVPSLPDRTPESYELACHQVPVTIRLEVTPATNVNRIGTSSEWSGVSNMLGDSFARETKPWMRSKSLRAKMHLTESLPPARLSHTPVAEGGSAQVGGWEVKQKASFADNVTPGDKSERSNKNNPPHRMIRKLFRDKQRINPATPCQLPSSPKGVVTSLFKSGFGNRIGKPKGPRNYPQSWVQKEDVHLPK from the exons ATGGACCAAGAGCACGTAGTCATGGAACAGCAGCAGGCCTGCATAGTGAGGAATTTACTGGACAAATTGGAGAAACGAGACAGCGAGGACAAAGAGTTTGTG AGGTTGAGAAACCAGTCAATTAAGTATCGCGATGACAAGACTTACCCCAGCGAATCAGCTGAAACTCAGCAAAACGTCAAGAAGAACCGATACAAGGACATACTTCCAT TTGACCACAGCAGAGTGAAGCTCACGATGACCACCTCTCAAGATGACACTGACTACATTAATGCCAGTTTTATCAAG GGAGTGACAGGCGGCAAGGCTTACATCGCTGCTCAGGGTCCACTCCATCACACAGTGCTGGATTTCTTGAGGATGCTTTGGGAGTATGACGTCAAA gTGATAGTAATGGCCTGCCAAGAATTTGAGATGGGAAAG AAAAAGTGTGAGCGTTATTGGCCACATAAGGAGGAGAAATCATTTATATGTGGGCCCTTCATCATGGAATGT gATTGTGAGGAAGACAAAGGAGCTTATCTGACAAGGACATTAGGATTGACATATGACACT TGTCGCAGAACATTGAAACAGTTGCACTATGTTAAGTGGCCAGACCATGGGGTGCCAGATTTTATACCTTCCATTTTGGACATGTTGGAGGAGATGCGCACCTATCAGTCCCATGATGACATCCCAATGTGCTTACACTGCAG TGCTGGATGTGGTCGAACAGGTGTCCTTTGCGTGATCGATTATACTTGGAATCTTCTCAAGAATGGG ATGATCACTCCAGATTTTAGTATATGTGACTTAGTTCATAGCATGAGAACCCAAAGGCCATCTGTTGTTCAAACCAAG GAACAATATGAATTAGTCTACAACATCATCAGGTTGCTGTTTGAGAGATACCTGCAGTCCACGGATAAACAGAGCAGCAAATATAAG GTAACAATGGGAGTGTCTACAGGGGAGCAAGACGTTGGAAGTCAGGAGCAACTCCTTAGCATCTGTGCTGAggaaatgaaacagaaaacGCTCACTCCAAGTCCAGAAGGTCTTTCTACAGATTGGAATAATCACCCAGACAAACCACAACCACTCCCTGGATTCCTAACTAACGGTGAGGAGGCACATAGAACTTCAGCGAAAGAGGTCCACACTAGCCGAGAAATAGCTGCGGTGGAGGACAAACCACTGGGTGACGACATTCCATCAACGAAACCTCCAGGCTCACCCACAGCAGCAGCCGGCATCCGTCTGATGGTGGAAGACCCCTACTTTGACACTCCTCTGTCTGACCATGCAGCATCTCTCAGCAAGCGATGGACAATTTGTTCGATCGACAGCACTTCGTCGTCTCTGAATGACCGCACCCTGCAATCTGCTGACTCAACTTTTGCCA CTCATCCCGATGTCGACATACCTCCACCATTGCCCAAACGAACCCCAGAGTCCTACCAACTAGCTGCTGACACAG tGTCTTCAGAACCTTCAGACTCCTCAGGAAGGCCAACTGTCACTATTCCACCAAACGGAGTTGCTGAGGCTGCACGAG ACAGCCCCGTGACACCTGTACCATCACTTCCAGATAGAACTCCAGAATCCTACGAGCTGGCTTGTCATCAAG TTCCTGTCACCATTCGGCTAGAGGTCACACCAGCGACAAACGTGAACAGAATTGGCACATCCTCAGAGTGGTCAGGTGTTTCTAACATGCTCGGCGATTCATTTGCGCGAGAAACAAAGCCGTGGATGAGAAGCAAG AGTCTGAGagcaaaaatgcatttgacag AGTCACTGCCTCCGGCACGGCTGTCGCACACTCCTGTTGCTGAAGGAGGAAGTG CACAAGTTGGAGGATGGGAGGTGAAGCAAAAGGCCTCGTTTGCCGATAACGTGACGCCAGGAGATAAATCAGAAAGAAGCAATAAGAACAACCCACCCCACAGAATG ATTCGGAAATTGTTCAGAGACAAGCAGAGAA TAAATCCAGCAACTCCATGTCAACTGCCATCATCTCCAAAAGGAGTCGTAACCTCACTGTTCAAATCTG GATTTGGTAACAGGATAGGAAAGCCAAAAGGACCCAGAAATTATCCACAAAGCTGGGTCCAAAAAGAGGATGTTCATCTCCCCAAGTAA